GGGCTCCGGCGCACTGAGCGGCGCGCTGAATGCGTGCCGCTGCGTTGGGCGCTGAGTGCGCGCGGCGTAAACCTCTTCGGTAACAGTTCTCCAACGATGCACCCAAGAACCCTCCGAGCCCTACCGGACGGTTGAAACTGCCACTAGTGTACTGACTAACATTGTGTTATCGCTGTGGGTTGTGCGAATACAAGTTGAGACCTTATGGAGGAATTTTGAAGACATCACTATTGGGCGCGTTTAAGCGCACAGCCACCGTCGGCACCGTGGCATTGGGAGCAACGGCGCTCCTTTTGACAGGTTGCGGGCAGGCGCCAGCGCCTGCCGGCGGTGGGAGCACGAGCGGCACCGACGCCGCATCCAACTACCTGGGCTGCATTGTCTCGGACTCGGGCGGATTCGATGACAGGTCCTTCAACCAGTCCTCATATGAGGGCTTGAAGAAGACCCAGAAGGATTTGGGCATCAAGATGAAGGAAGCCCAGTCCACCACCAAAGCGGATTTTGAACCAAACCTGAACCAGATGGCCAACGCTGGCTGCAAACTGACCTTCACGGTTGGCTACCTGTTGGCAGATGCTACCAAGAAGGTGGCCACGGCCAATACGGACCTGCACTTCGCCATCATCGATGACAACAGCATCGTGCTGCCCAACGTGAAGCCGATTGTCTACGACACGGCACAGGCCGCGTTCCTGGCCGGCTACACGGCCGCGTCGGTTTCCAAGACCGGCAAGGTGGGCACCTTCGGCGGTGTCAACATCCCCACCGTCACGATCTTCATGGACGGCTTTGCCGAAGGGGTGAAGTACTACAACGAGAAGATGGGCAAGAGTGTCCAGGTTCTGGGCTGGGACGCTGACACCCAGCAGGGCGTCTTCGCCAACACCTTTGACATCATCCAGGAAGGCACCAAGGCCACCAACAACCTCATCGGCGATGGCGCGGACGTCATCTTGCCGGTCGCAGGCCCGCTGGGCACCGGTGCAGGTGATGCCATCCTGGCCGCGAACAAGGACGGCAAGGACGTCAAGCTCATCTGGGTTGACTCCGACGGCTTCCAGACCGCACCGACCTTCAAATCCATCCTGCTGACCTCGGTCATCAAGACCATGGGCGAGGCAGTGGAAACCATCGTCAAGGACGACCTGGCCGGCAAGTTTGACCCGACACCGTACATCGGCACACTGAAGAACGGTGGCGTGGGTTTGGCCCCGTTCCACGACCTGGACGCCGCCGTCAGCGCGGACACCAAGTCACAGCTGGACGCCATCAAGAAGGGCATCATCGACGGCTCCATCACGGTTGCCTCGAAGGCCAGCCCCAAGTAATAACCCTTGGACCTGCTGCGCCGCACCGCCAGCGTTTGCTGGCGGTGCGGCGCAGCTTGGGTTCAGCCACCACTTCCGCACACCTTCTTACGTAGACGGGTTACAACCTTGAAACTAGAACTCAGGGGCATCACCAAAAGTTTTGGTGCCCTCGTGGCCAACGACCATATTGACCTGGTGGTTGCCTCTGGTGAAATCCACGGCCTCCTAGGCGAAAACGGCGCCGGCAAATCCACCCTCATGAACGTGTTGTACGGCCTGTATGAACCGACTGCCGGCGAAATTCTCATTGATGAGAAACCCGTGAAATTCTCCGGCCCAGCGGATGCCATGGCCGCGGGCATCGGGATGGTGCACCAACACTTCATGCTTGTCCCAGTGTTTACGGTTGCCGAAAATGTGGCCCTGGGTGGGGAGAGCACAAAATTTGCCGGCATCCTGAACCTGGAGGACACCCGCAGGAAGATTCGCGAGATTTCCGCAAAGTTCGGCTTTAACGTCGACCCGGACGCCCTGGTTGAAGACCTGCCCGTGGGCGTACAGCAGCGGGTGGAAATCATTAAGGCCCTGGTCCGCAACGCAAAAATCTTGATCCTGGACGAGCCCACGGCCGTGCTCACACCCCAGGAAACGGACGAGCTGATGGAGATCATGGGCCAGCTGCGGGCCGGTGGCACCTCGATCGTGTTCATCTCGCACAAGTTACGCGAGATCAAGGCTATCTCCGACACCATCACGGTGATCCGCCGTGGCAAAGTTGTCGGTTCCGCCGAACCCACGGCCGCCACCACAGAACTGGCCTCCATGATGGTGGGCCGCTCCGTGAACCTGACCCTGAACAAGGCCGACGCCCAACCCGGCGAGGTCACGTTCATCGTGAAGAACCTCAGCGTCATGAACGACGCCGGACAACGGCTTTTGGACGACGTGTCCTTCTCCGTCGCCACGGGTGAGATCCTCGCCGTCGCCGGTGTCCAGGGAAACGGCCAGACCGAACTTACCGAGGCCGTGCTGGGCCTGCACAAGCATATA
This region of Arthrobacter alpinus genomic DNA includes:
- a CDS encoding BMP family lipoprotein; translated protein: MKTSLLGAFKRTATVGTVALGATALLLTGCGQAPAPAGGGSTSGTDAASNYLGCIVSDSGGFDDRSFNQSSYEGLKKTQKDLGIKMKEAQSTTKADFEPNLNQMANAGCKLTFTVGYLLADATKKVATANTDLHFAIIDDNSIVLPNVKPIVYDTAQAAFLAGYTAASVSKTGKVGTFGGVNIPTVTIFMDGFAEGVKYYNEKMGKSVQVLGWDADTQQGVFANTFDIIQEGTKATNNLIGDGADVILPVAGPLGTGAGDAILAANKDGKDVKLIWVDSDGFQTAPTFKSILLTSVIKTMGEAVETIVKDDLAGKFDPTPYIGTLKNGGVGLAPFHDLDAAVSADTKSQLDAIKKGIIDGSITVASKASPK
- a CDS encoding ABC transporter ATP-binding protein, which translates into the protein MKLELRGITKSFGALVANDHIDLVVASGEIHGLLGENGAGKSTLMNVLYGLYEPTAGEILIDEKPVKFSGPADAMAAGIGMVHQHFMLVPVFTVAENVALGGESTKFAGILNLEDTRRKIREISAKFGFNVDPDALVEDLPVGVQQRVEIIKALVRNAKILILDEPTAVLTPQETDELMEIMGQLRAGGTSIVFISHKLREIKAISDTITVIRRGKVVGSAEPTAATTELASMMVGRSVNLTLNKADAQPGEVTFIVKNLSVMNDAGQRLLDDVSFSVATGEILAVAGVQGNGQTELTEAVLGLHKHIKGSITLHGEELVGKSVREVLDSGVGFVPEDRQDDGLVGEFSIAENLILDLYTKAPYSRAGTLNRAVIAKNATEKVAEFDVRTQSAQSTADTLSGGNQQKVVLARELARPLKLFIASQPTRGVDVGSIEFLHKRIVAERDGGTPIVIVSTELDEVLELADRIAVLFAGKLMGIVPGKSSRELLGLMMAGLNATDAQAQLDAPAATDKGERP